The Suncus etruscus isolate mSunEtr1 chromosome 14, mSunEtr1.pri.cur, whole genome shotgun sequence genome contains a region encoding:
- the LOC126028632 gene encoding blarina toxin-like, with protein MWLLTLGLALTLAMIDAAPYHLGIQIDAQIIGDWECEENSHPWQVALHYHGSHMCGGVLVHPQWVLTAAHCTSSEYEVWLGLHNRFLDKHRAQRAEVSASFPHPLYNMTLQNLIANSDLNWTEFVNTFRGSDFSHDLMLLRLKKPVQLTQSVQVLHLPTREPQVGSSCSVSGWGSIIPDSITIPEALQCLNVTLLPEDICSQDHIYKVTEFMLCAGHLNGGHNSCMGDSGGPLICDRMFQGTTSWARMPYAEPGKPGIFVKVSTYVKWILETIEANS; from the exons ATGTGGCTCCTGACCCTGGGCCTGGCCCTGACCCTGGCGATGATTG ATGCTGCACCCTATCATCTAGGTATCCAGATAGATGCCCAGATCATCGGAGATTGGGAATGTGAGGAAAATTCACATCCCTGGCAGGTAGCTTTGCACTACCATGGCAGTCATATGTGTGGGGGTGTCCTTGTTCACCCCCAGTGGGTGCTCACAGCTGCCCACTGCACTAGCAG TGAATATGAGGTCTGGTTGGGGCTCCACAACCGTTTCTTGGACAAACACAGAGCCCAACGCGCTGAGGTCAGTGCCAGCTTCCCACACCCACTCTACAACATGACTCTCCAGAACCTAATAGCAAATAGCGACTTGAACTGGACTGAGTTTGTCAACACCTTCCGGGGCTCAGATTTCAGCCATGACCTCATGCTGCTGCGCCTGAAGAAGCCTGTCCAGCTAACACAGTCAGTGCAAGTCCTGCACCTGCCCACCAGGGAGCCTCAAGTGGGGAGCAGTTGCTCTGTCTCTGGCTGGGGCAGCATCATTCCAG ACAGCATTACCATCCCTGAGGCACTCCAGTGTCTGAATGTCACACTTCTGCCCGAAGACATATGTTCTCAAGATCACATATATAAAGTCACTGAGTTCATGCTGTGTGCTGGACACTTGAACGGCGGCCACAATTCCTGCATG GGTGATTCAGGGGGCCCACTCATCTGTGACAGAATGTTTCAAGGAACTACATCCTGGGCTCGAATGCCATATGCAGAACCTGGAAAACCTGGCATCTTCGTCAAAGTATCCACATATGTCAAATGGATCCTCGAGACCATTGAGGCCAACAGTTGA